A genomic region of Methylobacterium durans contains the following coding sequences:
- the lpxA gene encoding acyl-ACP--UDP-N-acetylglucosamine O-acyltransferase: protein MIHPSAIVEDGARIGDGVRIGPFCHVGPQAVLGEGCELVSHVVVAGDTAIGPRTRIYPFASIGHPPQDLKYRGEASTLRIGAECLIREGVTMNPGTAGGGLETVVGDRCTFLAHAHVGHDCRVGDGVVFSNNVMLAGHCTVGDYAILGGGAAVIQFARVGAHAFVGGLSGLENDCIPYGMVLGNRAYLSGLNIIGLQRRGFAREDIHALRRAYRALFAPEGTLMERVEDVATEFEKHAAVNEILAFIRAGGRRSICTPRETPASVA from the coding sequence ATGATCCACCCGAGCGCCATCGTCGAGGACGGAGCCCGGATCGGCGACGGCGTCAGGATCGGCCCGTTCTGCCATGTCGGGCCTCAGGCCGTGCTGGGCGAGGGCTGCGAGCTCGTCAGCCACGTCGTGGTGGCGGGCGACACCGCGATCGGCCCCCGCACCCGGATCTATCCCTTCGCCTCGATCGGCCATCCGCCGCAGGACCTCAAGTACCGGGGCGAGGCCTCGACCCTCCGGATCGGCGCGGAATGCCTGATCCGAGAGGGCGTCACCATGAACCCCGGCACGGCCGGGGGTGGCCTGGAGACGGTGGTCGGCGACCGATGCACCTTCCTCGCCCATGCCCACGTCGGCCACGATTGCCGGGTCGGCGACGGCGTCGTCTTCTCGAACAACGTGATGCTCGCCGGCCACTGCACCGTCGGCGACTACGCGATCCTCGGCGGCGGCGCGGCGGTGATCCAGTTCGCCCGCGTCGGCGCGCACGCCTTCGTCGGCGGCCTCTCGGGACTGGAGAACGACTGCATCCCCTACGGCATGGTGCTCGGCAACCGCGCCTACCTGTCGGGCCTCAACATCATCGGCCTGCAGCGGCGGGGCTTCGCCCGCGAGGACATCCACGCCCTGCGCCGGGCCTACCGGGCCCTGTTCGCGCCGGAAGGCACGCTGATGGAGCGCGTCGAGGACGTCGCCACCGAGTTCGAGAAGCACGCGGCCGTGAACGAGATCCTCGCCTTCATCCGCGCGGGCGGCAGGCGCTCGATCTGCACGCCCCGCGAGACGCCCGCGAGCGTGGCCTGA
- a CDS encoding LpxI family protein, producing MAAERPQAAEAAAQAGSLVLVAGAGRLPELVADSLERAARPFKVLGVRGFTDRRLRARADATVDLLDIAGTLRILKEWGPAAIVPAGGVTRPSPAAIFNAAAVVRNRDALRAIAGGGDDRLLRAVLALLEENGHRVLGVHEVAPDLLSPAGRLGQFGPDEGARASILTGRALLDALSPFDVGQAAVVAADRVVAVEGPEGTDRMLARARAVLRKPFGFGRPSPATVLVKLAKVGQDLRIDLPAVGPRTVRNAASAGCAGLAIQAGRTLVIDRAETVAAADRLGMFLVGLDGAR from the coding sequence ATGGCCGCCGAGCGCCCGCAGGCTGCCGAAGCGGCGGCGCAGGCGGGCTCCCTCGTCCTCGTCGCGGGCGCGGGCCGGCTGCCGGAGCTCGTGGCCGATTCGCTGGAGCGGGCGGCGCGTCCCTTCAAGGTGCTCGGCGTGCGCGGCTTCACCGACCGGCGCCTGCGGGCCCGGGCCGACGCCACGGTCGATCTCCTCGACATCGCCGGCACCCTGCGGATCCTGAAAGAATGGGGGCCGGCCGCGATCGTGCCGGCCGGCGGCGTCACGCGGCCGAGCCCCGCCGCGATCTTCAACGCGGCGGCGGTCGTGCGCAACCGCGACGCGCTCCGCGCCATCGCGGGCGGCGGCGACGACCGCCTGCTTCGCGCGGTGCTGGCGCTGCTGGAGGAGAACGGCCACCGGGTGCTCGGCGTGCACGAGGTCGCGCCGGACCTCCTCAGCCCCGCGGGGCGGCTCGGCCAGTTCGGGCCGGACGAGGGCGCGCGCGCCTCGATCCTCACTGGCCGCGCGCTCCTCGACGCGCTCTCGCCCTTCGACGTCGGCCAGGCGGCCGTGGTCGCGGCGGACCGCGTCGTCGCGGTGGAGGGGCCGGAGGGGACGGACCGGATGCTCGCGCGGGCCCGCGCCGTCCTCCGCAAGCCGTTCGGCTTCGGCCGGCCCTCGCCCGCCACCGTCCTCGTCAAGCTCGCCAAGGTGGGCCAGGATTTGCGGATCGACCTGCCGGCCGTCGGGCCGCGCACGGTCCGCAACGCTGCCTCCGCGGGCTGCGCCGGCCTCGCCATCCAGGCGGGCCGCACCCTCGTCATCGACCGAGCCGAGACGGTCGCGGCCGCCGACCGTCTCGGGATGTTCCTCGTCGGCCTGGACGGCGCCCGGTGA
- the lpxB gene encoding lipid-A-disaccharide synthase — protein sequence MKVWLVAGEDSGDQLGAKLMRALRARAPEPIRFGGVGGEAMEAEGFASLFPIDDVAVMGYLPVLARARTLLRRIRETVDDVVAGAPDVLVIIDSPGFTHAVARRVRQRLPDLPIVDYVSPSVWAWRPWRAAKMRPFIDHVLALLPFEPEAHRRLGGPACTYVGHPLIERLSELRPGPEERDQRAREPWRLAVLPGSRRSEIERLMPVFGRTLALIAERAGPIEALLPAVSRHRALIERLATGWDVPVRLVHGEAGKHAVFRQARAALAASGTVTLELALAGVPMVVAYKVSRIEEVIARRLIQVPTIVLPNLILGENAMPEFVQADCTPAALADALVPLVRGGPERERQIGALERLDGLMGLPDGLAPSHEAARLVLAVRAGRAA from the coding sequence GTGAAGGTCTGGTTGGTCGCGGGTGAGGATTCGGGCGATCAGCTCGGTGCCAAGCTGATGCGGGCGCTGCGCGCCCGCGCGCCGGAGCCGATCCGGTTCGGCGGCGTCGGCGGCGAGGCGATGGAGGCGGAGGGCTTCGCCTCGCTCTTCCCGATCGACGACGTCGCGGTGATGGGATACCTGCCCGTCCTCGCCCGCGCCCGCACGCTGCTCCGCCGCATCCGCGAGACCGTGGACGACGTGGTGGCGGGTGCGCCCGACGTGCTCGTCATCATCGACAGCCCCGGCTTCACCCACGCGGTGGCGCGGCGCGTCCGCCAGCGCCTGCCGGATCTGCCGATCGTCGACTACGTCTCGCCGAGCGTCTGGGCGTGGCGTCCGTGGCGGGCCGCCAAGATGCGCCCCTTCATCGATCACGTGCTCGCCCTCCTGCCCTTCGAGCCCGAGGCGCATCGCCGCCTCGGCGGCCCGGCCTGCACCTATGTCGGCCACCCCTTGATCGAGCGCCTGAGCGAGCTGCGCCCCGGGCCGGAGGAGCGGGACCAGCGGGCGCGCGAGCCCTGGCGGCTCGCCGTGCTGCCGGGCTCGCGCCGCTCCGAGATCGAGCGGCTGATGCCGGTCTTCGGCCGGACGCTGGCGCTGATCGCCGAGCGGGCCGGCCCGATCGAGGCGCTGCTGCCTGCGGTGAGCCGCCATCGCGCCCTGATCGAGCGCCTCGCCACCGGGTGGGACGTGCCGGTGCGGCTCGTGCACGGGGAGGCGGGCAAGCACGCGGTCTTCCGGCAGGCCCGCGCGGCGCTCGCGGCCTCCGGCACGGTCACCCTCGAACTCGCGCTCGCGGGCGTCCCGATGGTGGTGGCCTACAAGGTCTCGCGCATCGAGGAGGTGATCGCCCGCCGCCTGATTCAGGTGCCGACGATCGTGCTGCCGAACCTGATCCTCGGCGAGAATGCGATGCCCGAATTCGTGCAGGCGGATTGCACCCCCGCGGCGCTGGCCGACGCTCTCGTGCCGCTGGTGCGCGGCGGTCCCGAGCGCGAGCGCCAGATCGGGGCGCTGGAGCGCCTCGACGGTCTGATGGGCCTGCCCGACGGCCTCGCTCCGAGCCACGAGGCCGCCCGCCTCGTCCTCGCCGTCCGGGCCGGTCGGGCCGCCTGA
- the gltA gene encoding citrate synthase, with protein sequence MSASSTITVDDKQIELPVKTGTIGPSVIDIGKLHAKTGVFTFDPGFTSTASCESKITYIDGDAGVLLYRGYPIEQLAEHGDFLETCYLMLFGELPTPSQKADFDYRVTRHTMVHDQMNRFFQGFRRDAHPMAVMVACVGALSAFYHDSTDISDEQQRMVASMRMIAKMPTLAAMAYKYSIGQPFVYPKNELDYTSNFLRMCFAVPCEEYQINPIFARALDRIFILHADHEQNASTSTVRLAGSSGANPFACIAAGIACLWGPAHGGANEAALKMLMEIGTPDRVKQYVDKAKDKNDPFRLMGFGHRVYKNYDPRARIMQKTTHEVLGELGLKDDPLLEVAMELEQIALKDDYFIEKKLYPNIDFYSGITLKAMGFPTDMFTVLFALARTVGWIAQWAEMIEDPSQKIGRPRQLYIGPDQREYVPINSRG encoded by the coding sequence ATGAGCGCATCCAGCACGATCACCGTGGACGACAAGCAGATCGAGTTGCCGGTCAAGACCGGGACGATCGGGCCCAGCGTCATCGATATCGGCAAGCTTCACGCGAAGACCGGCGTCTTCACCTTCGATCCGGGCTTCACCTCGACCGCCTCCTGCGAGTCGAAGATCACCTACATCGACGGCGACGCGGGCGTGCTGCTCTACCGGGGTTACCCGATCGAGCAACTGGCCGAGCACGGCGACTTCCTCGAAACCTGCTACCTGATGCTGTTCGGCGAATTGCCGACGCCTTCGCAGAAGGCCGATTTCGATTACCGCGTCACGCGCCACACCATGGTGCACGACCAGATGAACCGCTTCTTCCAGGGCTTCCGCCGCGACGCCCACCCGATGGCGGTGATGGTGGCCTGTGTCGGCGCGCTCTCGGCCTTCTACCACGACTCGACCGACATCTCGGACGAGCAGCAGCGCATGGTCGCCTCCATGCGCATGATCGCCAAGATGCCGACGCTCGCGGCGATGGCCTACAAGTACTCGATCGGCCAGCCGTTCGTGTATCCGAAGAACGAACTCGATTACACCTCGAATTTCCTGCGGATGTGCTTCGCGGTGCCGTGCGAGGAATACCAGATCAACCCGATCTTCGCCCGAGCGCTGGACCGGATCTTCATTCTCCACGCCGATCACGAGCAGAATGCCTCGACCTCGACGGTGCGCCTCGCCGGCTCCTCGGGCGCGAACCCCTTCGCCTGCATCGCGGCCGGCATCGCCTGCCTGTGGGGGCCTGCGCATGGCGGCGCCAACGAGGCGGCCCTCAAGATGCTGATGGAGATCGGCACGCCGGACCGCGTGAAGCAGTACGTCGACAAGGCGAAGGACAAGAACGACCCGTTCCGCCTGATGGGCTTCGGGCACCGGGTCTACAAGAACTACGATCCCCGCGCGCGGATCATGCAGAAGACCACCCACGAGGTTCTCGGCGAACTCGGCCTGAAGGACGATCCGCTGCTCGAAGTGGCGATGGAGCTGGAGCAGATCGCCCTCAAGGACGATTACTTCATCGAGAAGAAGCTCTATCCGAACATCGATTTCTACTCGGGCATCACCCTGAAGGCGATGGGCTTCCCGACCGACATGTTCACGGTCCTGTTCGCGCTGGCCCGCACCGTCGGCTGGATCGCGCAATGGGCCGAGATGATCGAGGACCCGTCCCAGAAGATCGGCCGGCCGCGCCAGCTCTATATCGGGCCGGACCAGCGCGAATACGTGCCGATCAACAGCCGCGGCTGA
- the gltX gene encoding glutamate--tRNA ligase, which yields MSSAVVTRFAPSPTGYLHIGGARTALFNWLYARRHGGRMLLRIEDTDRERSTQGAIDAILDGMRWLGLDWDGDVIYQYARAARHREVAESLLASGRAYRCYATPEELTQMRENARAEGRPLRYDGRWRDRDPSEAPEGVKPVIRLRAPTEGETVVEDAVQGRVVWQNRDLDDLVLLRSDGNPTYMLAVVVDDHDMGVTQVIRGDDHLTNAARQGQIYQALGWDMPSMAHIPLIHGADGAKLSKRHGALGVDAYRDLGYLPAALRNYLVRLGWSHGDQEVFSTEEMIAAFDLKAIGRSPARFDFAKLENLNGLYIRGSEDAALVDAIETIVPSIGAARGLSTPLAPELRRRLAAAMPGLKERAKTLVDLLDSAYYLYAQRPLVLDDKAKALLGDDGRARLAAVLPALEALAEWSAASTEGAVRAFAEIQGLKLGQVAQPLRAALTGRTTSPPLFDVMAVLGRDESLGRLRDQLPGA from the coding sequence ATGTCCTCTGCCGTCGTCACGCGTTTCGCACCCTCGCCCACGGGCTACCTGCATATCGGCGGCGCCCGCACCGCCCTGTTCAACTGGCTCTACGCGCGCCGGCACGGCGGCCGGATGCTGCTGCGCATCGAGGACACGGACCGCGAGCGATCGACGCAAGGGGCGATCGACGCGATCCTCGACGGGATGCGCTGGCTTGGCCTCGATTGGGACGGCGACGTCATCTACCAGTACGCCCGCGCCGCGCGGCATCGGGAGGTCGCCGAGAGCCTGCTCGCGTCCGGCCGCGCCTATCGCTGCTACGCCACGCCCGAGGAACTCACGCAGATGCGCGAGAACGCCCGGGCCGAGGGGCGTCCGCTGCGCTACGACGGGCGCTGGCGCGACCGCGATCCCTCGGAGGCCCCGGAGGGCGTGAAGCCGGTGATCCGCCTGCGCGCGCCGACCGAGGGCGAGACCGTAGTGGAGGACGCGGTGCAGGGCCGCGTCGTCTGGCAGAACCGGGATCTCGACGATCTCGTCCTGCTGCGCTCGGACGGCAACCCGACCTACATGCTCGCCGTCGTCGTCGACGACCATGACATGGGCGTGACCCAGGTGATCCGCGGCGACGACCACCTCACCAACGCCGCGCGCCAGGGGCAGATCTACCAGGCGCTCGGCTGGGACATGCCGAGCATGGCGCATATCCCGCTGATCCACGGGGCGGATGGGGCGAAGCTCTCCAAGCGCCACGGGGCGCTCGGCGTCGATGCCTACCGCGACCTCGGGTACCTGCCGGCGGCGCTCCGCAACTACCTCGTCCGGCTCGGATGGAGCCACGGCGACCAGGAGGTGTTCTCGACGGAGGAGATGATCGCGGCCTTCGACCTCAAGGCGATCGGCCGCTCGCCCGCGCGCTTCGACTTCGCCAAGCTCGAGAACTTGAACGGCCTCTACATCCGCGGCTCTGAAGACGCAGCCCTCGTCGATGCCATCGAGACCATCGTGCCGAGCATCGGGGCTGCGCGCGGCCTCTCGACGCCGCTCGCGCCGGAGCTGCGCCGACGCCTCGCCGCGGCGATGCCGGGGCTGAAGGAGCGGGCCAAGACGCTCGTCGATCTCCTCGACAGCGCTTACTACCTCTACGCGCAGCGCCCGCTCGTCCTCGATGACAAAGCGAAGGCTCTGCTCGGCGACGACGGCCGCGCGCGTCTCGCCGCCGTGCTGCCGGCGCTGGAAGCGCTCGCCGAGTGGAGTGCGGCCTCGACCGAGGGCGCCGTCCGGGCCTTCGCGGAGATCCAGGGCCTGAAGCTCGGACAGGTCGCGCAACCCCTGCGGGCCGCCCTCACGGGCCGCACGACCTCGCCGCCGCTCTTCGACGTCATGGCCGTGCTCGGCCGCGACGAGAGCCTCGGGCGCCTGCGCGACCAGCTCCCGGGAGCCTGA
- a CDS encoding ComEC/Rec2 family competence protein yields the protein MAQGAAGKGTLAIRAAGRLPPLGLWVSATRGWLAAELAQEAGQRRLFPWLAVAFGGGILAYFSLTGGEPALWAAPIAAALCLALTPLLGARPAGLALVLALAAALLGFGAAAWRVARVSGPILARTSIAPLTGLIEALDEREEGARLIVRLASFGSLPPEARPLRVRVTYRTQQALKPGDFIAAKARLLPPPEPARPGGYDFGRDAFFRGIGAVGSLLGAIEVRPAPEPVPPALRLSAAIDGARNALTRRITDANGGQAGAVAAALVTGKRGLIAPETNDVLRAAGIYHVVSISGLHMVLAAGVVFWLVRSALALVPHLALLWPIKKIAAGFAMTGVTAYCAFSGWDVAAERALIMTLIMLGAILVDRPALNMRNLALAAFVALAREPEALLGPSFQMSFGAVAGLTACARFIDGRLLRRAGDGLAGRAIGLASTAVFGTLLTTLVAQIATAPFATFHFQTIQPFGLVGNALTLPLVSLAVMPAAVLGILAYPFALDQPVWWLMGQAVRGMLAISGWIGGFGQATIVVPAFGVGGLALLTLGLLVAVLPVSRLRRIAIVPVALGLLTAAAPERHDIFIDREGRGAAVRGGSGRLIALGRPSSFVLEQWLKADGDARRASEAGEGATCDRLGCTLRAFDGRQVALARDKRALPEDCARADILITPHSAPAGCAAGLVIDRAALARSGAVAIRLDASGPVVSGARETARSLPWRPLASRPAQPSPAVLRQRPDEAASEEADAAPESGAESLQ from the coding sequence ATGGCGCAGGGGGCGGCAGGGAAGGGGACCCTCGCGATCCGCGCGGCCGGCCGCCTGCCCCCTCTCGGCCTCTGGGTGTCGGCAACGCGCGGCTGGCTCGCGGCGGAACTGGCGCAGGAGGCCGGGCAGCGGCGCTTGTTCCCCTGGCTCGCGGTCGCCTTCGGCGGGGGCATCCTCGCCTATTTCTCTCTCACGGGCGGTGAGCCGGCGCTCTGGGCTGCCCCGATCGCCGCGGCTCTGTGCCTCGCGCTGACGCCCCTCCTCGGAGCGCGGCCCGCCGGACTCGCCCTGGTGCTCGCCCTCGCCGCCGCGCTCCTGGGCTTCGGGGCGGCGGCGTGGCGCGTGGCGCGGGTCTCGGGCCCGATCCTGGCGCGGACGAGCATTGCGCCGCTGACCGGGCTGATCGAGGCCCTCGACGAGCGGGAGGAGGGGGCGCGGCTGATCGTCCGTCTGGCGAGCTTCGGGAGCCTGCCGCCCGAGGCGCGGCCCCTGCGCGTGCGCGTGACCTACCGGACGCAGCAGGCGCTCAAGCCCGGCGATTTCATCGCGGCCAAGGCCCGCCTGCTGCCGCCCCCGGAACCGGCCCGCCCGGGCGGCTACGATTTCGGGCGCGACGCCTTCTTCCGCGGCATCGGCGCCGTGGGTTCCCTTCTCGGGGCGATCGAGGTGCGGCCGGCGCCCGAGCCGGTGCCGCCGGCCCTGCGCCTCTCGGCCGCCATCGACGGGGCGCGCAACGCGCTGACGCGGCGCATCACCGACGCGAATGGCGGGCAGGCGGGCGCCGTCGCGGCGGCGCTGGTGACGGGCAAGCGCGGGCTCATCGCGCCCGAGACGAACGACGTGCTGCGGGCCGCCGGGATCTACCATGTCGTCTCGATCTCCGGCCTCCACATGGTGCTGGCCGCCGGGGTCGTGTTCTGGCTGGTGCGCTCCGCGCTGGCGCTCGTCCCGCATCTCGCCCTGCTGTGGCCGATCAAGAAGATCGCCGCCGGTTTCGCGATGACGGGCGTCACCGCCTATTGCGCGTTCTCCGGCTGGGACGTCGCCGCCGAGCGGGCTCTCATCATGACCCTGATCATGCTCGGCGCCATCCTGGTCGATCGGCCGGCGTTGAACATGCGCAACCTCGCGCTGGCGGCCTTCGTGGCGCTCGCGCGCGAGCCGGAGGCCCTGCTCGGCCCGAGCTTCCAGATGTCGTTCGGGGCAGTGGCGGGGCTGACCGCCTGCGCGCGCTTCATCGATGGCCGGTTGTTGCGGCGTGCAGGCGACGGCCTTGCGGGGCGTGCGATCGGCCTCGCATCGACGGCCGTCTTCGGTACTCTGCTCACCACGCTGGTGGCGCAGATCGCGACGGCGCCCTTCGCCACCTTCCATTTCCAGACGATCCAGCCCTTCGGCCTCGTCGGCAACGCGCTGACCTTGCCCCTCGTCTCGCTGGCCGTGATGCCAGCCGCCGTGCTCGGCATCCTCGCCTACCCGTTTGCCCTCGATCAGCCGGTCTGGTGGCTGATGGGGCAGGCGGTCCGCGGGATGCTCGCGATCTCCGGCTGGATCGGTGGCTTCGGGCAGGCCACGATCGTGGTGCCGGCCTTCGGGGTCGGCGGCCTGGCTCTGCTGACCCTCGGCCTCCTCGTCGCGGTCCTGCCCGTCTCGCGCCTGCGCCGGATCGCGATCGTCCCGGTCGCGCTCGGGCTCCTCACGGCGGCAGCGCCCGAGCGCCACGACATCTTCATCGACCGGGAGGGCCGGGGAGCGGCGGTTCGGGGGGGCAGCGGCCGCCTCATTGCCCTCGGCCGGCCCTCGTCCTTCGTCCTCGAACAGTGGCTGAAGGCGGACGGCGACGCGCGCAGAGCCTCCGAGGCCGGGGAAGGGGCAACCTGCGACCGGCTCGGCTGCACCTTGAGGGCGTTCGACGGGCGGCAGGTCGCGCTCGCGCGTGACAAGCGGGCGCTGCCCGAGGATTGCGCGCGGGCGGACATCCTCATCACCCCGCACAGCGCCCCGGCGGGCTGCGCGGCCGGCCTCGTCATCGATCGCGCCGCGCTCGCGCGCTCGGGCGCCGTGGCGATCCGCCTGGACGCATCGGGCCCAGTGGTCTCCGGCGCCCGTGAGACCGCACGCTCGCTGCCGTGGCGGCCCCTCGCGTCACGTCCGGCTCAGCCGAGCCCCGCCGTCCTGCGGCAACGTCCCGATGAGGCCGCCTCCGAGGAAGCGGACGCGGCGCCGGAGTCCGGAGCCGAATCCCTTCAGTAG
- the lexA gene encoding transcriptional repressor LexA, with protein sequence MLTRKQLDLLRFIQQRMRESGVPPSFDEMKDALDLKSKSGIHRLITALEERGFLRRLPNRARAIEVIRMPESLGQAATGTGSEVRRFTPSVVEGGRARAPAAKMPMTQATDENGRALTIPVMGRIAAGTPISAIQNQSASITLSPDFLAGGEHYALEVRGDSMVEAGILDGDLVVIRKQDTANTGDIIVALIDDEEATLKRLRRRGSSIALEAANPAYETRVLGPDRVRIQGRLVSLVRRY encoded by the coding sequence ATGCTGACGCGTAAACAGCTGGATCTGCTCCGTTTCATCCAGCAGCGGATGCGCGAGAGCGGCGTCCCCCCGTCCTTCGACGAGATGAAGGATGCCCTCGACCTCAAATCGAAATCCGGCATCCATCGGCTCATCACCGCACTCGAGGAGCGCGGGTTCCTCCGCCGTCTGCCGAACCGGGCCCGGGCGATCGAGGTGATCCGCATGCCGGAGAGCCTGGGTCAGGCCGCCACCGGCACGGGCAGCGAGGTGCGCCGCTTCACGCCGAGCGTCGTCGAGGGCGGGCGCGCGCGGGCACCGGCCGCCAAGATGCCGATGACGCAGGCGACCGACGAGAACGGGCGCGCCCTGACCATCCCCGTGATGGGGCGGATCGCGGCCGGCACGCCGATCTCGGCGATCCAGAACCAGAGCGCGTCCATCACGCTCTCGCCGGACTTCCTGGCGGGCGGCGAGCATTACGCGCTCGAAGTGCGCGGCGATTCGATGGTCGAGGCCGGCATCCTCGACGGCGACCTCGTCGTGATCCGCAAGCAGGACACGGCCAATACCGGCGACATCATCGTGGCGCTGATCGACGACGAGGAGGCGACGCTGAAGCGCCTGCGCCGCCGCGGCTCCTCCATCGCACTCGAAGCCGCGAACCCGGCCTACGAGACCCGCGTGCTCGGGCCCGACCGGGTCCGCATCCAGGGCCGCCTCGTCAGCCTCGTGCGTCGCTACTGA